A stretch of DNA from Oryza brachyantha chromosome 9, ObraRS2, whole genome shotgun sequence:
tatcttttcttACTCCTAACCAACCCTTTCGTGTATGGATACATACATATTATGGATACCCCATATCCGGGTTTTGTAGGGAGTCTCTGggcttattaattttttattactaatgAAATTATGGATTATACTAGCAACAGTAGGGATGTCAATGGGTCGAGGCAGGCACGGGTAGAGCAAGTCCATACCCGCCCGATTGATACCATAGGATTGGCGGGTAAAACTCCATACTTGCGCCTACGGCCGTCGGGCACGAGTAACCCGGTGGGTACCCAATGggttttttatgattaatatgtCAATAAAAAGATAGGTAAACAAAGAGCAACAAAATCAATGAATTGTAAAAAATTATCACCAATGGTTTAAAAGAGCAAtgcaaattataaataagCTAGCATAATTTCATTgaagttcaaaattttaatggatCAATATAAAATAGGTACGAGAGAAAGATCAAAATCAATGAAGGTATAAATTATGGTCAGGTATGAGTTACCACgggtaaaatataaaattcggcTACTATGTTATGGTCCATCATATCACTGGCAAAAATTAACCACATATCGATACTTATTGGGTAAGGTACCACGCATTACCTTCCCGTGGGTAAAAATTGACatctttgtaaataaaaaataatttacaaataaattttttatatatttagtctTAATGAAGTATCAGTGGGGtgaaaattaacttaaaaaaaacctaaaatcaattataaatttatgttttaaaaatttaaattttgattagaAGCCTAAGAAAAGACGTTGCGAAAGAAGGGTCCGACGTCGTATGGGAAACCGAGACGAGAGAAAGGGAAGGCGCTGCcatgatttttattaatgGTTGGGACACGGTCCCCAAAGTGTGCAGTCCCCGAAGCGAAGCGAAGTTGAGCTCCGGCACGGGCACGCCGTCAACCCCCAAATGTCCCGCCCAACCCAACACCttcccctcttcgccgccgccgccgccatcctcctcctgtcgtccgccgccgacccGGACGACGAGCGGTGCCTCTCGAGCCTGCACGACTCCTTCTCCGGCGGCCTCCGCAACTGGACGAAGGCCTTCTTCGCCGCCCCCTGCGAGGGCTTCATCTCCCACCTCCAGGGGGTCACCTGCAACAACGGCCGCGTCTACAAGCTCTCCCTCCCgggcctcgccctcgccggcgccatcccCCCGGAGCTATCCAACTGCACCAACCTCCAGTCGCTCGACCTCTCCTCCAACGCGCTATCCGGCCCCATCCCCCCGGACCTCTCCGCCCTGCTCAACCTCGCCGTCCTCAACCTCTCCGCCAACCGCCTCTCCGGCGCCATCCCGCGGGACCTCGCCAGTTGCGCCTACCTCAACGTCATAGATCTCCACAGCAACCAGCTCACCGGCCCCATCCCCGACGAGCTCGGCCTCCTCGTCCGCCTCTCCACCTTCGACGTCTCCTACAACCGCCTCTCCGGGCCCATCCCCGTGCTCCTCGCCAACCGCTCCGCCgcacccggcgccgccgccgcccggacGGGGAGGTTCAATGCCAGCTCCTTCGTCGGCAACAAGGACCTCTACGGCTACCCGCTTCCGCCCATGCGGGGCCACGGCCTCTCCGTGCTCGCCATCGTCGGCATCGGCCTCGGCAGCGGCCTGCTCAGCCTCATCCTCAGCTTCTCCGCCGTCTGCCTCTGGCTGCGTGCCACCGACCGCACGGCGACCATGCCCGGCGAGGAGGGCAAGATCTCCCACCTCATGCCCGACTACTGAACCCATCAATTTCTCCCTGGAGATGCAGCCACCACGCGGCCCCAAGGATTATCTGTGTTGGATTCTTGAACCTGGGAGCTGGATCCGATCGAGCGCTGTGCCTGCCATTTTCTTGGCTCGATTTGGGTGTCGGATGCTGATCTAATTGcacttaattaattgctgCATTCTTATCTGTTCTAGCACTTTCTTTTCTGCCTATGTaactgattgttttttttctggcaTTTTTCTGCTTGGAtttctagagagagagagagagtcagGAGTTAGGCTTGATGACATCAGCTTTTGTGTATACCGAAGAATTTGCGTCAATTCACCAGAAGACTGCTGCTGATCTTGCTAGCTTTGCTTGAGATGGGAATGCGGCTTTCACACTTcgtaattattattgttattatttatttgtctgTCCATAATGGTGGCGAATCGTGCTTCAAATTGACTTATGCTTTGGTGTTCTATTCTAATCTAATCAGACTGTGTGTTCTGCTGTGTTCCAGGTTAACTTGTGCTATATTGCTATTCTAATCAGACTGTGTGCTCTGCTCTGTTCCAGATTAACTTATGCTACATTGCTATTCTAATCAGATTGTGTGCTCTTTTTTACTTTGCCCCAGATGAACTTATGCTATCCTAATCAGATGGTGTGCTCTACTCATAAGGTTCCAGATCGATATTATGCTATTCTAATCAGGCTGGGCTGTTCCAAATTCTTTTGTGCTGATGAGCTGTTTCCAATCAATCGATCCATCCCTTTTGCTGAGCCTACAAAAATATGTACTGTGatgaggagagaaaaaaaaaaactctcccCTTGGCTTAGCTTTCTTGTGATGCTTTGATTGGTGTCACTCCTGTGAGGAATGGGTTAGTGGAAGGCGCACTGCCATGCCACTACCGCTAGTAGTAGTGgagctttaatttattttttagcagtAGCATTGTTGTGGTTTGGCTGGGGCCTGTTGCTTAGAAGCTTCAGCCAGCGTGGCTCGAACTAGGTGACACGTCAGCCTGCCACCGGTGGCTGACACGTGAGACCCGTTGTAGTGGGAGTGGCCTATCTGTGTTCACGTGCACGCGACTGGTACACCGCGAGCTCACGTAAAATCTTTGTGTGGGAGGCGCTTTCGGCTTGACGTGTCATGTTTGTGCAGTCGGGTGTCCGCTGCCGTGGATAACCTAAGGGCGAAGACAGGTGTTGTttagtttagaaaatttttgggttaggtgtcacatcaaaaaatatttaattagatGTTAAGAGACTATCTCCGtgattaattaaaaactaattatataaggtgtcagaaaaaaactaattacataaggTGTCAGAAAActatgagacgaatttttagcctaattaattagtcattaGACATGTAGGTACTGTAGTAggtatggctaatcatgaactaattaggctcaaaaggttcgtTGCAAATTCCTTTTAAGctatgcaattagttatttgtttaactatatttaatattttatacatgtgtccaAAGATCTGATGTAACGAGCGAACGTGAAACTTTTTGGAAATAAATAGGGCCATAGTTTGGAAGTGAGAAAAGATATAatgtaaaataagttatcCATACATGAAAACCGAAGGAATAACTGTTTTCATAAAgcgtataaaaatataggaattaaaagaaaaatatgcataaagtaatttttcaaGAGGCTGAACCttatattcaaaatattctaAAACTCCTATGCTCTATGACAttgtttacaatttttttaaaagagaaaataggAAGAGACATTCTTTGTTCTAAAGGACCTTAATTTTTCCATAGGAATCCaatcctttatatttttttgaaattcctTTGTTCCAAACGGGCcttacaaacttaaaaaatagataacatatttttaaagcaacttttatatagaaattcttttaaaaacatgTGTTTGTTAGTTTAGAAATTGAGGGGAATTTTCACTCTGTTTACAAAGCCTAAGGTCCTTTTTAAAGCACGTGATTATACAAATATAGGAGTAAAATATCATGCTTtctaaatttctataggaattaaATCACACGAAAGTTTTAAAACTACTATTCAATGATACCATCACATTGAAGCACTCATATGGTTCTAGTGGCATTGGTGTTGGTGGCGCTCACCAAGGCTTTACCGTTATGAAAGTGTAGGAAATCTGAAAACTGTGCATCTTGttccatgcatatgcatggatgTTCTGTGTTAAATTTGTTGACCTGTGGATCAGGATCATCCTCTCGTCTCATGTTTTTCAAAacgatttaatttttattttatcaaaatgagtGATTAGTTGCAACTAATTAGAATTATTTGTGCCAGTTTTGTGTGTCagttaaaataaacatccggCACAATGTCTTATTTGTGCCgattctatatatttatttgtgccAGTGGGACGGGTTGTCGGGGTGGCAGCAAGTAGGTGCATGCCACCTCCTTCAGGAGGAACTCAACGTTATCGGTGTTGGCGTGCTGCAGCCAACAGATGGACATTATAGATTGATTTGGAGCATGTAAAGACATTGACGATTAGGGGGTATGAAGTGGCTAAATATGACAAGACGGTAAAGAGCAAGCAAGCCTTAGCTATGATGGACCATACAGGGGTGATGCGTAAGAGACTTGGCGCTGATGGACCCAACGTCCCAACCTGGTGGTGCAGGGCGTAAAGACTTTGTTGTGATGGACCGCATGAAGCCATTTGAACCAATGAGCAATCTGCACGAACTATAAGAAGAGCACAAGGTAGAATGTCGAAAATCTAGAGGATGTGGTTCATTGATGAACATCAAGCCAAAAGACGAACTGGGCATTAATAATGGTAAATGTATAATTGATTTGGGTCTAAATGTGCTTAATGAGTTGTAGGTGAGAATTGTCTCAATGGTGAAATGGCGTTGACGTTGCCAACCATCGAGGCGAAGCAAGAAGTTGGCACGAAGACGTTGTAAGGGTAGGGGCAACGCATTTGCGTCGTCGTCAACGACCAAGCGCATCTAGCAGGACACACCCTCCTGCTGTGTAACACACCTTGTCGCGAATGGTATCAATGGAGCTAGACTTATAGGAGAAACCAAGAGGTAAGATAGGCCAGCCacttggaaatttttttactaaataaacatttttagcaagtaattttattactaaaccaccggaaaaaatattttcaaaactaaaccttttggccacgccggTGTTGATGGCGTGGCAACACAATACTGTCACGTAGCCTGATCGGCGTGGCATGGCGTGgcagtcttgccacgccattgtcAGTGGTATGGCAGTCTTGCCACGCTATTGtcagtggcgtggcaagacaatgctgccacgccaccgacaatggtgtggcaagccgtttcgccacgccaatgtttgtggcgtggccaaaaggttcatgcggtgaaaatatttttcccggaggtttagtaataaaattatttattaaaaaggtttaaaaaataaaaaaattctgccACTTGTCTCTCGATAGCTTAGCTCACAGTAACTGCAATTGTACTTCAATTATCGGTTGTTTGGGCAAAAAATGCTTACCACATCTGGATCCAATGGCGGTCCTTCTATTGCAATGAGTTGGTAAGATTAGGTTGAGTTCGAATCAAGTTAAAAGATTAAAGCTAGAAGATGGAGATTATAACATGATAAGATGCAAGTGAAGACATTAACAATCTAGGGTATGTGTGTGGCTATGATTAGATctctcgagcatgaacattCGAATGAGTTTGatgtttatcaaaattttctagGAATACCTGAAGCTCAGCTCGTCAGTGATGGCACGCCACAGCTCGTCCTTGAGTTGGAAAAATTGGCCAAAATTGTTTCATCCTCAAGGTGGGCGAGTACCGGTGAGAGATGACACCTATCTTTTTGCCGTTTGACGATGGGATCCAGGTGAAGAGCACCCGCCATGCCTGAATCCCGTCGTCTAGATATTCATCCTCGAGTGATATGCTCATAGCCACTTCATACCCTGCATCGTCAATGTCTTCACTTGCTCCTTATCAAGCAATAATATCCATCTTCTAGCTTCAATCTTTTAACTTGATGCTAGAACTCACTCTAACCTTAAACTCGTGGAAATAGTTAGTTCTAACAATGggttgtcattaatcaccaaatcAATCACTGTACTCCTAGGGTCATAGATATTCCAATCTCCTCTTACAAAGAACATGTAgggcatatattttttaatgagcACGAAGGAGGTCACACACGTCTACCAGCCGCCGCCCGGTGACCCGACTCACTAGCACACACGACACGTTCTCCTTCTCCTGATCCACATTTCCTGATTGATTGATGACTAAGGAGCAATCTGCCAACCGTTTCGTCCCCAAGGTGGGGGCCGATACTAGCGATCGATGGCACCTATCGATCTATCATCTGGCCGAGACCACCACCTCCCATGACATCTTCAGAGGCAACCTCCTCCCATGATGCTGCCACCTCCAAGTAACAACAATCCCTCTTGTCGGATGTTGTCACCTCCTAGGGACATTGCTCTGTACCGCCCGACGCCATCACGTCTCACCGGATGTCGTTTCCTCCGTCCTAAGTGATGATTCATTTTGCCAGAATTTCTAAATTGTGAGGTGACAAACTGTAATAGCACAACAATCTGCATtcatgtcacgcccagaaatttacaccaaatttctgaacaatagcatattaaatctcggtccaggcatcagcccgagtacacactatgacaaatcaatacacagttccacgacttaaaaacaaataaaaacaattatctatcgaaatgcagcggaaaaggaaaacaaactaaaccatccaatcttcagcttcagctagcgaagacgctccacaccacaggcattcttgacggcggactgaaccttacttcaaccttcggaacaaccttctttcGACAcaagctctggcacttgctctggtggggggaaaaattaagcaaggctgagtacaaaccaccgtactcaacaagtaacacccaagagggggagaataatgaatgcaatagggtaacaaggataagctaaggttaacttgcacaaaagctgcagtaatttaccaaaacagtagataaactagactgaaataaaagtaaagtaaacatttaaaataatcatccactgtccaacgttacaccacgttgcaacaggcccaaaccactgtcgaacgttacaccacgtagcgacagggtcaaccctctgcccaacgttaaaccacgttgcgacagacccaaaccactgccaacgttacaccacgttgcgcagggtcaaaccagttccaagattaatcaggttattaatggttcaactaatcccagtgaatctgtcagttcgcccaataaccgcgggcatggctattcgaatagttttactctgcagaggtgtacaactttacccacaagacatggctgccaagcatgttaccatgccccaacgtatcaccacgatacctcagtacggaaaccatgataagacctttcacctaaccctccctagacaatcgcaccacacttcaggtttcaccccctcctttacaccaagtcgggcagtcccctcttgtgccttggtagatccggaagcaggagaagctttcgttacaccacgattgcccgtccatactccatcacacctacccttgcctgggtacgtcgaatagggacaagctagattacgagtctcaccgttgcccattctggcttgtggttagtacgtgtaagaccttcaggtttcctgagaaccggtccttaattgccatggcacgactctcaaaaccatgcacccacagcccaccataagcaatattttagttgtattaatcctcaacgggaaatgaataatgataacaaccattgaaggtgtaccaaagtgcaacaataattaaataataattggtgagctagttgaactaagcatggctaagcattgactaaccctaattctagtcaaattaaccctgggatgacaataataatgaatgaggATCAACGGTTATATTGATAAatacccaatagataaatacaataaatagatttacataaagcaatgcatgtttgaatgtaaaagcgggggattttataaacataggttcaatatgatcaaagaagggtgccacttgccttgcttagacccacgaggagcttcggcgacgacttcgagaacgaacggcgctgcgacggggtcaacacctacgacaaacaaggcaaaaccaacaaaacaggctaaaaaaaactactgaaacagagaaagaaactatttttaatggattcttggcatttttctggatttaatgaaacttgactggacctaaacggagactagatgaattacttatgaattttagaagattaactgtgtttttagctaaacagaaaaccttaattgatttattgtgcaattattgGAGGCGCTGACGTCATCCTCGGGAGAGTGAGGTTGACAGCGTGGGCCCACTGGACAGTGACttaaggggaggggagagagtggACTGACAAAGGGGACCCACTCgtcggtgagagagaagaaaggatgggatgacacgtggggcccatggggaaagagagaaagggagagagggagaggaatgTCAGGCGGGGCTCACTTGACAGAGGGAGAgggcagaggagggaggggagagcgcaggCGCTCGGCCTCGGCTTGGctcaacgacggcggcgacgaagatcGACGGCATCGACGCTTGAGCACGGGccgggaggaagagaggacggggaagcaggacgaggcggaggcggcgatgtTGGCCGAGCAGCTCTTGCGACGGCAGCGAAGACcatcggcgacgcggcgacgatgTCAACGCGCGACCGACAACGGGTGGCGCGCGACGGAGGAAGGCGAGTACAGACGTCGGCGGTcgcggcacggcggccgcatggcgacggcgacgccgggcAGAGGCGCAGCAACGGCGGGACGACGGTACTCGGTGGCCGGTCGCGACGAGGGTGACCCGACGGCGgtgcggaggggaggaagaggaggggagaggtgACACGGGTGCTTACCAATAGGGTTAAAGGCGGCGGTGACTCGGCGTGGCGGCGAGACACGggacgacggccggcggcgaggttggCAGGTCGCGgacggcgagatcgatcggcggctaggggcgacggtgacgaggCTTGAGCATGGCGGCGTGTGGTGGCGGGGCTTTATACGGGAAGAGcagccggctagggcggggaggtcgttAGTGGCGTGGCCGGGACTCAGCGCCGGGATGTGCGGGCGGTGGTTGGCGTCGGAGCGGGACGCGGCCGGGAGAAGCGGGCCGGTGGTTGCGCGCGGCCGTTGCGGGACGCGGGATGGGCGAGGCGGCACGGCTCGGGCGACGGCTCGTGCTCGCGGTGCTCACGGGCGGGGTGGCGTGAGTAGGTGGCGGACGGCCGGAGAATTCGCGGTGGCAGTTGGTGGCGCCCGGGGAAAGCAGAGTGGTTGTTGCGCCGGCGTGAgggagcgaggcggcggcgcacacgTGACGCAGCGCAGCGGCGGCACACGGCGAGGCGTGGCCGACGCGGGCGACGCGACGCTGAACGCAGGCGAGGCGCGACAGAGCAAGTCTGAGGCGGTGGGCGTAGGCACGACGCAGCGGCAGCGGAGAGCCGACGCGGCGCAGCCGACGggcacgcggcggcgcagggcgGTGTGGCCGAGAGGGGGCGGAGGTGCGGTTGGGAGGCGgtgccgacgacggcgcaaggccgcggtggcgaggcgagcgAGGGGCGGCTCACAGCGGCGAGTGCGGCTACGCGGGAGGCGACGAAGAGGCGAGGTGCGGCGGCCAGCAGTGGAAGCGGCACAGCGAGATACGGCGTGGCCGAGAGGTAGCGAGAAGCTACGCAGGCAGCACAGCGACGAAGGGTGGCCGGTGGCAAGGTGCTGGCGCAGTGCGAGGCTAGGGTGTGGGCGTAAGCGGCGCAGCGCAAGCGCGGGGTGGCGACGCGACAACGGGCGACACATCATGGGTACTCGGCTTGTGCCGTGGCGGTGAGGGGTgcaggcagaggagggcggcggcatccggcgCGAAGGGCAGCGAAGGACGGCggttccgcggcggcgatggagacggctccgagagggtgcgtcggcggcggcaaacggcgtgcgcgcgacggcgacacatccgacgacgcggcggcacgggcgaggcACAACCGGTGAGGCGAGGGGCAATGCAGctcggcgcgacgacggggtGCACGGACGCAGGGCGGTGACCAACAGTGCGAGCGGCAACGCGGTCGGCACAGCGAGGTGACGCGGTgatgacggcgagcggcggccaagCACGGGCGCGAGGCGCACGCACCGCGTGGCACGGTGGGGACGCGTCGCGGCGAGGCAGAGCGGAAACGTGCGCAGGTGGAGCGGCGCAACgcggacggcgtggcggctagGCGCGGCGACAtgacgtcgggcggcgcggagcgacgcgacggtgggcgccgagggagagattgaggaggaaggggagagttCACTGGGTGGACcacgacgacggtggggcgGACGACCGACGATGGCCGTTGACCGGCGGGCGAAGGCGCAAAGGTGGAGACCGGCAaagatggcggcgcggcgatgcagtcgcgggcgcgacgcgcgcgggcgcaggcgccgactggaggtggaagatggggctgactggtggggaccacctgtcagcgtcccgggaggagaggggaggcggcctggacttggcgcgcgcgtggtggctatgggccgtggctcggcccacgcacgggagagaggagaggcggatgGGAGAGAGGCTGAGGCGAGCTGAGCGGGCCGGCTGGCTGGGCCGGTGGCCTgctggccgggaggagagggaggaggagtgggccgagggaggcgatgcagactttgagcgccggttgggacacgactcgggaaattgcagacattacacgcattcacacgacagaaccaaatcatgcacgaattagagatccgTACGACAATTTAGATCCGATACGTGGACCCGTGAACttttagcggaacaacggcaggagttaacgacccgttaaattgagatttaacgactcgctaaactagaattagatgactttaacgttaaaccaatcttcgtttacgaaattgaattccgcaccgtagattaatctcacgctagctaatagattggaaaacctaagcaattacacggtagattaacgatagattgatttgcatgaataaaacgtatgcaaacctgaggtttggtggaaaGATCAGCAACGGATTgtggttgttcctcgctgttaggctagaaaacctgaacaattaaacggtagattaatttagattgattcgcaagaataaaatatatgcgaacctgaaatttggtggagagagaccagccggcgacaTGCTACGAAccaggatgcagcagggctgctagcggcttgctgcgcagctgctgggataggggcagcacagctgtagcggaggcggaaggggcgactggagatgcactggagagggagacggggaaaagaggcaagggtgtaggggggtatttataggggaaagctagagatagatcttgttatccatctcctattaacaaggaatagataagattttaaagagataagatttagaattctaattaattggaattgatttttttggtggagatagagatgaggctgcatggcttggagaggagggggagaggatcgtacagggaggagaggagaggaggagttcggccaaggagaggaaaaaggaaaaagagaaaaagaaaagggaaaaaggaaaaaagggagaagggaaaaagaaaagaaaaaggaaggagggaaaaaaagaaattgcctccaattttgccgatttttattaagtttattagaccaaattttactgactgcaattcaaatataaatcctgttaataatttaaaatgctttcgggacattttagaatatccgaaaagcttccaattaattaaattaatttattacactgggtttctcctgaactttaattaataaattatttttaatgcattatttatttaattcttggcttgggtaaaactcagggcatGACAATTCATGACATTCATATCAATACGGCATCATTAGCATCATctctacaaaattttgtgttcttttcGATCTGATTTGAAGGCTCATGAGACAGACCATGTTTATTCTCAAGATGGATTGCTGGTAGATTGTGCTAGAGATTGACAATACATGATATTTGTAGTAGACTCGTCGTGGTACCAACCTTTTCGTTTTCCCATTGTTTCAACGCTGCCAACaagtattataaatatatccatttatcaaatatgtcaaCACAAATGTTTATTTCTAAACATGCATGAAAGCATCTCAACTTGTGtatgaaagtgcatctagtaGGCCCCTAATTGATTTTGATGATTAATGGCAATTAACTAGGGACTAACAATATTTCTGGAGCATTTTACCATCATATCCATTTTATTTCAACTATCTTTTTGGTAATTTCTCATAGATAAATTTGTTGG
This window harbors:
- the LOC107305522 gene encoding LOW QUALITY PROTEIN: receptor-like protein 44 (The sequence of the model RefSeq protein was modified relative to this genomic sequence to represent the inferred CDS: deleted 1 base in 1 codon), which produces MVGTRSPKCAVPKRSEVELRHGHAVNPQMSRPTQHLPLFAAAAAILLLSSAADPDDERCLSSLHDSFSGGLRNWTKAFFAAPCEGFISHLQGVTCNNGRVYKLSLPGLALAGAIPPELSNCTNLQSLDLSSNALSGPIPPDLSALLNLAVLNLSANRLSGAIPRDLASCAYLNVIDLHSNQLTGPIPDELGLLVRLSTFDVSYNRLSGPIPVLLANRSAAPGAAAARTGRFNASSFVGNKDLYGYPLPPMRGHGLSVLAIVGIGLGSGLLSLILSFSAVCLWLRATDRTATMPGEEGKISHLMPDY